A genomic stretch from Leishmania donovani BPK282A1 complete genome, chromosome 36 includes:
- a CDS encoding methionine synthase reductase, mitochondrial precursor-like protein, protein MSDETVFMDAGERLYVLYGSETGNAESIAKRLHHDATNNHGFPDAACMTLNQAVSMKLFDAQLAEDAPASLCVVIVCSTTGEGEPPQNAARFRRWLRNAAGTLHKLRYCLLALGDTNYNSFCAPGIFMDNKLRDMGAVCCYPRGEADDSVGLHLVVNPWLEGLWSALKQSGTEGIAATGQETCATEDIRIDMSVAQEAALLYSHSSPLCAATALFLHERITELGGKADLYPIQHFNPTTSLRRPPTVLFFVLGTEGDADAQCEQCACAAQQLPPLGPLSAWIGNSDPCTPPPAEAVELHRWMSDPSIRFFNSLFVSRKPDGASRAAALDADLKALATNCKLEYLCRCQLSGEVPSVAISADDVFLWVEKVLHSLPGVTADTVYIRRTMDDSFDTRVGAAFRAAHAPGLRSGSATESDYVARGGSAPTLIGQRLYRVGLEDDCGRGDAGHASSENGGSHGAGASRKTHEVVDDLLTPIVFLYSGHSSFVKQCAMNIFSGAGQHHLRCSISELSNFQRMGFPRHATFVFIVSGVLTEPMSRVLKVLRTLQSQKKDIEGVSFAILGIGKTSESGRFNACALELETLLLKVKANKIHCTGLADVDSSSLVPIVQSWESSLWGAIVRPMKSTAYLDIASPGIQVQRSVAPLATSGSSVGAALCLAGALVGESVIRDAGGNGGVGGGNDLVEHSKFGDFLSASASPSLLPLPGGVGPSRGADLQGSSLVTVPGSSLPGNSSTPTTVAAGATPGSDKTDASAAGAGLADALSPWDTTPLHREKARHTPVVFLYASAGMSKAIAMHAMRSAEEKGFPTAVHPFAHFQFVDYHAHPNVMLFCEAGAEWQTNGGRRFRKFLTNPSHHPGTLSSVRFAVLGLCATPADVVHPAFCWAKLLLRLQANRIFPVLIMPSISQLHSLGMPWINCVLSSLALLPSSVVVPSPPRDPNAPGAGELTIGPSRVGTAAAPRARDDDADNDAVEEAADAGEEVQRSVSADMGSCGADVSTEQDSCTEWSMENRIAYRVDGVVQSWKLLTCPTVRHPVVQLDFSVSVGTQWAPGQTIAVVPSNSTAQVEALLRLFHLTRDEPFLPPAIAGPGVSVFPTSPLYEAVDFPVSCGTVLMRYVELRVTGIHKPLFELLARPCASEEAKAAVQTMYAELLADRTPRDLCEVLEAVGAAAHSLPPFRHIVENLSLLQPRQYSICSSHRADATTLSICFKVVEKGLCTRWMYEQCLSAAGLPLVSVASAAPTHAEGCTAPSAVRQPVLSNTAIVAKVRVVIPFEIRSASVFRMPRDPLVPMILVGSGTGIAPFRAFLQEREACLTERQLPSGCTCPKGKLCGCSCEKATRHGQAVCGTINVFFGCRRRYEDYLFRDELSHWKDSGVVHSLAVAFSRDTNDGRFYGGGCYVQDKIQECGVALMDLILQRNAYVFVCGDADGMAKEVHRTLRQLIQQHLTLSDAAAATYLERMSKDGRYLREVWSTGV, encoded by the coding sequence ATGAGTGACGAGACGGTGTTTATGGATGCGGGGGAGCGGCTCTACGTCCTGTATGGTTCTGAGACAGGCAACGCAGAGAGCATCGCGAAACGTCTGCACCACGATGCGACAAACAACCACGGCTTCCCCGACGCCGCGTGCATGACACTGAACCAGGCGGTATCGATGAAGCTCTTCGACGCGCAGCTCGCCGAAGACGCGCCCGCCTCGCTATGCGTCGTTATCGTGTGCAGTACCACGGGTGAGGGCGAGCCACCTCAAAACGCTGCCCGGTTTCGCCGATGGCTGCGTAACGCCGCCGGGACTCTTCACAAACTTCGCTACTGCCTTCTGGCCCTTGGCGACACAAACTACAACAGCTTCTGCGCCCCAGGCATCTTTATGGACAACAAGCTTAGAGACATGggcgccgtctgctgctACCCGCGCGGCGAAGCTGATGACAGCGTTGGCTTGCACCTCGTCGTGAACCCGTGGCTAGAGGGTCTCTGGTCGGCGTTGAAGCAGAGCGGCACGGAGGGGATCGCAGCTACGGGCCAGGAAACGTGCGCTACAGAGGATATCCGCATCGACATGTCTGTCGCTCAGGAGGCCGCCCTCCTTTACTCTCACTCTTCTCCGTTGTGTGCTGCAACCGCACTTTTCCTGCACGAGCGGATCACCGAACTTGGCGGCAAGGCGGATTTGTACCCGATTCAACACTTCAACCCCACCACAAGCCTCAGACGACCCCCAACggtgctcttcttcgtccTCGGCACAGAAGGCGATGCGGACGCGCAGTGCGAGCagtgcgcctgcgctgctcagcagctACCACCTCTTGGACCTTTAAGCGCTTGGATAGGCAACAGCGACCCTTGTACTCCACCGCCGGCAGAAGCGGTGGAACTGCACCGGTGGATGTCCGACCCGTCAATCCGCTTCTTCAACTCTTTGTTCGTCTCGCGGAAGCCTGACGGTGCAAGTCGAGCTGCCGCGCTCGACGCCGATCTGAAAGCCCTAGCGACAAACTGCAAACTCGAATACCTTTGCCGTTGCCAGCTCTCGGGCGAGGTGCCGTCGGTCGCGATTAGCGCAGATGACGTGTTCCTGTGggtggagaaggtgctgcaTAGTCTTCCAGGGGTGACAGCCGATACGGTGTACATTCGTCGGACCATGGACGACTCTTTCGACACCCGCGTTGGCGCGGCTTTCCGTGCTGCACATGCGCCGGGGTTACGCAGTGGAAGCGCCACAGAAAGCGACTATGTTGCCAGGGGTGGCAGCGCGCCAACGCTCATCGGGCAACGGCTTTACCGAGTCGGCCTCGAGGACGAttgcggccgcggcgacgcgggGCATGCGTCCTCCGAAAACGGCGGCTCTCACGGCGCGGGCGCGTCGAGAAAGACGCACGAGGTAGTAGACGACCTGCTCACCCCCATCGTCTTTCTCTACTCGGGCCACTCCTCTTTTGTGAAGCAGTGCGCCATGAACATtttcagcggcgccggccaGCATCACCTGCGCTGTTCGATTAGTGAGCTCAGCAACTTTCAACGAATGGGCTTCCCGAGGCATGCCACGTTTGTGTTCATTGTCTCTGGTGTACTGACAGAACCAATGTCGCGCGtgctgaaggtgctgcgcacaCTGCAGAGCCAGAAGAAGGATATCGAAGGTGTGAGCTTCGCCATCCTGGGCATTGGCAAGACCTCCGAGAGTGGCCGGTTCAACGCCTGTGCGCTGGAGCTGGAGACGCTCCTGCTGAAGGTGAAGGCAAACAAGATTCATTGCACAGGTTTGGCAGACgtggacagcagcagcctcgtGCCCATCGTTCAGTCGTGGGAGTCGAGCCTCTGGGGTGCCATCGTGCGCCCCATGAAGAGTACCGCCTACCTTGACATTGCATCTCCCGGCATCCAAGTGCAGCGTAGCGTGGCGCCGTTGGCCACCAGCGGTAGTTCAGTTGGCGCAGCTCTCTGTCTTGCTGGCGCGTTGGTGGGCGAGTCTGTGATTCGCGATGCTGGTGGTAATGGTGGCGTTGGTGGCGGCAACGATCTTGTCGAACACAGCAAATTCGGGGACTTTCtgagcgccagcgccagtcCGTCTCTGCTTCCTCTGCCAGGCGGCGTCGGTCCGAGCAGGGGTGCTGACCTGCAGGGATCGTCGCTGGTTACTGTGCCGGGGTCATCGCTGCCAGGCAACTCCAGCACTCCCACAACGGTTGCGGCCGGCGCTACGCCGGGCTCTGACAAGACGGACGCCTcggccgctggcgctggctTGGCCGATGCCCTCTCTCCGTGGGacacgacgccgctgcacagGGAGAAGGCGCGTCACACCCCAGTCGTCTTCTTGTACGCGTCGGCTGGTATGTCGAAGGCGATCGCAATGCACGCGATGCGGAGCGCCGAGGAGAAGGGTTTTCCGACTGCCGTGCACCCCTTTGCGCACTTTCAGTTTGTCGACTACCACGCCCACCCGAACGTGATGCTGTTCTGTGAAGCAGGCGCGGAGTGGCAGACGAACGGCGGGCGCCGTTTCAGGAAGTTCCTGACGAATCCCTCGCACCACCCGGGCACGCTGTCGTCTGTGCGATTTGCGGTGCTCGGCCTCTGCGCCACACCGGCGGACGTGGTTCATCCTGCCTTTTGCTGGGCAAAATTACTGTTGCGGCTGCAGGCGAATCGCATCTTTCCAGTTCTCATCATGCCGTCCATATCGCAGCTGCACTCGCTTGGCATGCCGTGGATTAACTGCGTGCTGTCATccctggcgctgctgccgtcttcTGTAGTGGTCCCTTCACCTCCGAGAGACCCCAACGCCCCTGGTGCCGGTGAGCTAACCATTGGGCCGTCCCGTGtgggcaccgctgctgcgccgaggGCACGCGATGACGACGCGGACAACGATGCCgtggaagaggcggcagatgccggcgaggaggtgcagcgctcCGTGTCGGCCGACAtgggcagctgcggcgccgatgtCTCGACAGAGCAGGACTCGTGCACCGAGTGGTCGATGGAGAACAGGATTGCCTACCGGGTCGACGGTGTCGTGCAGTCGTGGAAGCTGCTAACCTGCCCCACGGTTCGGCATCCTGTCGTCCAGCTGGATTTTTCGGTGAGCGTGGGAACACAGTGGGCACCAGGGCAGACCATCGCCGTCGTTCCATCCAACAGCACAGCGCAGGtggaagcgctgctgcgcctcttccacCTGACGCGTGATGAGCCGTTTCTGCCGCCCGCCATCGCTGGCCCCGGTGTCTCCGTGTTCCCGACCTCCCCGCTCTACGAGGCCGTGGATTTTCCGGTCAGCTGCGGGACGGTGCTCATGCGATACGTGGAGCTGCGCGTCACTGGCATTCACAAGCCGCTTTTCGAGTTGTTGGCGCGTCCCTGCGCCTctgaggaggcgaaggcggcggtgcaaaCGATGTATGCGGAGCTCCTTGCCGACCGCACCCCGCGAGACTTGTGTGAGGTGCTTGAGgccgtcggtgccgctgcccacTCTCTACCGCCGTTTCGCCACATTGTGGAGAACCTTTCCTTGCTGCAGCCACGTCAGTACTCTATCTGCAGCTCCCACCGTGCCGATGCCACGACGCTGTCCATCTGCTTCAAGGTGGTAGAGAAGGGCCTGTGCACGCGATGGATGTATGAGCAATGCCTGTCTGCCGCGGGGTTGCCGCTGGTGTCTGTCGCCAGCGCGGCCCCGACGCACGCGGAAGGGTGCACAGCGCCCTCGGCTGTGCGGCAGCCGGTCCTTTCGAACACAGCCATCGTTGCCAAGGTGCGCGTCGTGATCCCTTTTGAGatccgcagcgcctcggtGTTTCGCATGCCGCGCGACCCGCTCGTGCCAATGATCCTCGTCGGGTCCGGCACCGGCATCGCCCCGTTCCGCGCGTTTCTGCAAGAGCGCGAGGCCTGTTTGACGGAGCGCCAGTTGCCATCCGGCTGCACTTGTCCAAAAGGGAAGCTCTGCGGATGCTCTTGCGAGAAGGCGACGCGCCATGGCCAGGCCGTGTGCGGCACGATCAACGTCTTCTTTGGCTGTCGACGCCGTTACGAGGATTACCTCTTTCGCGACGAGTTGTCGCACTGGAAGGACAGCGGCGTGGTTCATTCGCTGGCCGTCGCCTTTTCCCGTGACACGAATGACGGCAGGTTCtatggcggcggctgctACGTGCAGGACAAGATTCAGGAGTGTGGAGTGGCCCTCATGGACCTGATCCTGCAGCGGAACGCATATGTTTTCGTCTGTGGTGACGCCGACGGCATGGCGAAGGAGGTGCACAGAACGCTCCGCCAGCTCATCCAGCAACACCTGACACTCTccgacgccgcggctgccacgtATCTCGAGCGAATGAGCAAGGATGGGAGATACCTCCGTGAAGTGTGGTCGACGGGTGTATGA